One Marasmius oreades isolate 03SP1 chromosome 2, whole genome shotgun sequence DNA segment encodes these proteins:
- a CDS encoding uncharacterized protein (CAZy:GH18), with translation MRFLDLYIVHLASFGVLQAISTSSIISSTPAVLSEQSGSTSSSSSSSNQTPSSSFTSAITPNSTQSPTPSFNNTSLEMNQWSVHDNEAVFNVPKIEITALNGDELFVTTDLYLVMAYYSSWLSDILPPDEIDYSRFDIVFYAFIIPDSSHNLGFAGESPDVLTQLVDHAHKHEKKVLISIGGWTGSAHFSSAVENEEQRRLFANNIDDFYRKYNLDGIDIDWEYPGRQGDPGNELDSSDSANFLEFLKLLRSVLPPNAKITAAATTLPFAGPAGQPMEDVSEFANVLDWVLLMNYDTWGTTSNPGPNAPLSDTCNNSTQSASSAAAGFNAWTNAGFPARQLVLGLPSYGYISESTQTHLRTRSDGPSVSDSDDFTRLKIPEGGDQGSVSVREMVKQGALVQNGSELTAAGGFTSEWDECSSTPFLRSQKAKQVVPFDNARSIGMKAEFVRRTRMRGVNFFDLQGDTNSYVLVDAARRVLGRC, from the exons ATGAGGTTCTTAGACCTCTACATTGTACATTTGGCCTCCTTTGGTGTCCTCCAAGCcatatccacttcttctatCATCAGTTCCACGCCCGCTGTGCTCTCAGAGCAATCTGGTTCGACCTCTagctcttcttcatcgtcgaatCAAACACCATCCAGCTCCTTCACTTCGGCGATAACTCCCAATAGTACACAGAGCCCTACTCCAAGCTTCAACAACACATCTCTCGAAATGAATCAATGGTCGGTTCACGATAACGAAGCCGTCTTCAACGTTCCCAAGATTGAAATCACTGCTCTCAACGGCGATGAGCTCTTTGTAACGACTGATCTCTATCTCGTCATGGCGTATTATTCTAGCTGGCTCTCGGACATCCTTCCACCAGATGAGATTGACTACAGTAGATTCGATATCGTCTTCTATGCCTTCATCATCCCTGACTCCAGTCATAACCTCGGATTCGCCGGCGAGTCCCCTGACGTCTTGACGCAGTTGGTCGATCACGCCCACAAACATGAGAAAAAAGTCCTAATTAGCATTGGGGGCTGGACTGGAAGCGC TCATTTCTCATCTGCtgttgaaaatgaagagcAAAGGCGGCTTTTTGCGAATAACATCGATGACTTCTACCGCAAGTATAATCTTGATGGCATTGATATCGACTGGGAATACCCTGGACGTCAAGGAGACCCTGGCAATGAACTTGACTCTTCCGATTCCGCAAATTTTCTCGAATTCCTGAAACTTCTGCGATCTGTTCTACCGCCTAATGCCAAGATTACTGCCGCAGCCACTACTCTACCTTTCGCTGGCCCTGCTGGACAACCTATGGAGGACGTTTCAGAATTCGCAAATGTCCTGGACTGGGTTCTGCTCATGAATTACGACACTTGGGGAA CAACTTCGAACCCAGGTCCGAATGCGCCCCTCTCTGACACTTGCAACAACTCCACTCAATCTGCTTCAAGTGCAGCAGCAGGATTCAATGCCTGGACAAACGCTGGATTTCCGGCTCGTCAGCTCGTACTTGGTCTGCCTTCCTATGGATACATTTCAGAGTCGACCCAGACACACCTCCGTACTCGTTCTGACGGACCATCAGTGTCGGATTCCGATGACTTTACTCGATTGAAAATCCCTGAAGGAGGCGATCAAGGCTCAGTATCCGTTCGAGAAATGGTCAAGCAGGGTGCACTCGTCCAGAACGGTAGCGAACTGACAGCCGCTGGTGGATTCACAAGTGAATGGGATGAATGCTCCTCCACACCATTTTTGCGTTCTCAGAAGGCAAAGCAAGTTGTTCCGTTTGACAATGCTCGATCAATTGGGATGAAGGCGGAGTTTGTGAGACGGACTAGAATGAGAGGAGTGAATTTCTTTGATTTGCAAGGTGATACCAATAGCTATGTGCTAGTCGACGCTGCAAGAAGGGTTCTCGGACGTTGTTGA
- a CDS encoding uncharacterized protein (BUSCO:EOG09260VTA) has product MPTVAVDKADLWKRLGQEFSIEEFDKLCFEYGLELDEDTTEEVNEAIKKGLPAERPQLKIEIPANRYDLLCIEGISRALRVFLSKGDPPKYRLVYPPGGESSILNMSVNPETKKIRPLIACAILRNVKFTARSYASFIDLQDKLHQNICRRRQLVAIGTHDLDALKGPFRYEARPPQDIKFKPLGKDQEYTAEELMTIYESEKHLARYLPIIRDSSVYPIIYDADDRVLSMPPIINSEHSKITLNTRNILIECTATDQVKVDIVVNIMAAMFAEYCEEPFTIEPVKIAMPNGQTRISPDISERTMITGASYVNACTGLSLKADEVNKLLSKMSLYANLSPNNVDEVVVNIPATRPDIFHECDLMEDAAIAYGFNNLPHTFPATTTVGQPSAINKLSDVVRLEWALAGWVEVLPLTLCSHEENFAFLNHEDDGKIVVKIANPKTLEFQVVRTTLIPGLLKTVRENRMHALPIRIFEAGDVVFKDLQRERQSRNERHAGAVWCNKTAGFEIVHGVLDRAMKMLEIPRIHSTDFKAETGYYLKETSDPMYFPGRAASIYYRPPPHKRTSSLYRVKHGIQAALHTSDQHDIVLGTLGILHPTVLEKFEIQYPCSALEFSLEPFKKEMHRIWTNDE; this is encoded by the exons ATGCCCACCGTCGCTGTTGACAAAGCGGATCTCTGGAAGCGACTTGGTCAAGAATTCT CAATCGAAGAATTCGACAAACTATGCTTTGAATATGGGTTGGAACTCGATGAAGAT ACTACAGAAGAAGTAAACGAGGCGATCAAGAAAGGTTTACCTGCAGAACGTCCA CAACTCAAAATAGAGATTCCTGCAAATAG ATACGATTTACTTTGCATTGAAGGAATATCTCGCGCCCTCAGAGTTTTCTTGTCCAAGGGAGATCCACCGAAGTACAGATTAGTGTATCCTCCAGGTGGAGAAAGCAGCATTCTCAACATGTCCGTCAACCCAGAG ACCAAGAAAATCAGACCTCTTATTGCATGTGCTATTCTTCGAAATGTCAAATTCACCGCAAGATCTTACGCGTCATTCATCGACCTTCAAGATAAACTACACCAAAATATCTGTCGTCGCAGGCAACTGGTGGCCATTGGAACACACGATTTGGATGCTTTGAAAGGGCCTTTCCGCTATGAAGCGCGGCCGCCGCAGGATATCAAGTTCAAGCCTCTTGGAAAGGATCAAGAATACACAGCAGAGGAATTAATGACGATTTACGAG TCGGAAAAGCATCTTGCGCGTTATCTCCCTATAATCCGCGATTCCTCCGTTTATCCTATCATATACGACGCGGACGATCGTGTTCTGTCGATGCCTCCGATCATCAACTCTGAACACAGCAAAATCACTCTGAACACACGAAACATACTGATAGAATGCACTGCCACCGACCAGGTCAAGGTGGACATCGTCGTGAATATAATGGCAGCCATGTTCGCTGAGTATTGTGAGGAGCCTTTCAC AATAGAGCCTGTGAAAATTGCGATGCCAAACGGACAGACACGTATCTCTCCTGATATCTCTGAAAGAACTATGATCACGGGTGCCTCCTACGTGAACGCTTGCACCGGCCTTTCTCTCAAAGCGGATGAAGTGAATAAATTGTTGTCAAAGATGTCGCTTTACGCGAACCTTTCGCCGAATAATGTTGATGAGGTTGTGGTCAATATTCCAGCTACACGACCCGATATCTTCCATGAATGCGATTTAATGGAGGACGCCGCCATAGCGTATGGATTTAACAACTTGCCCCATACGTTCCCTGCGACCACAACCGTTGGCCAACCCTCAGCCATAAATAAGCTAAGCGATGTTGTCAGGTTGGAATGGGCTTTGGCCGGCTGGGTAGAGGTTTTACCTCTGACCTTG TGTTCACACGAAGAAAACTTTGCCTTCCTGAATCATGAGGATGACGGAAAGATCGTTGTCAAAATCGCCAACCCGAAAACCCTAGAATTTCAAGTTGTGAGGACTACGTTGATCCCAGGCTTACTCAAAACCGTTCGGGAGAACAGGATGCACGCACTTCCTATCAGGATTTTCGAAGCTGGAGACGTTGTTTTCAAAGATTTGCAACGGGAGAGACAATCACGAAATGAAAGACATGCTGGTGCTGTGTGGTGTAACAAGACCGCAGGTTTTGAGATTGTACACGGTGTCCTTGACCGGGCAATGAAAATGCTAGAGATTCCTAGGATTCATAGCACCGATTTCAAAGCCGAAACAGGCTACTATCTGAAGGAAACCTCCG ATCCGATGTACTTCCCTGGCCGCGCTGCGTCAATCTATTATCGTCCACCTCCTCACAAGCGGACATCCAGCCTCTACAGGGTTAAACATGGCATTCAAGCAGCCCTGCATACAAGCGATCAACACGATATAGTCCTCGGTACTTTAGGCATCCTGCATCCTACTGTCCTCGAGAAATTCGAGATTCAATACCCTTGTTCGGCGCTTGAATTTTCGCTGGAGCCTTTCAAAAAAGAGATGCACCGAATTTGGACCAACGACGAGTGA